A genomic region of Euwallacea similis isolate ESF13 chromosome 29, ESF131.1, whole genome shotgun sequence contains the following coding sequences:
- the LOC136417703 gene encoding uncharacterized protein, with amino-acid sequence MLVPIQQNAGLPNDISKNPVVEESIQININENSDDSDTDDTRDPEVKYNLTSNEQAEELVSLEIDRTVATHKYCIICGGNTTSNLILIPEKARCQSYAKRKLFIPIGDRCCRSHIIFDSFFEEDLMKIKVYSNISEITSKELSCMMENLAISCDKSLFDQVSDFSMPETQLRLFTSLTWENLLQLKEMLTSLRNSCNRTTTQAIVTFLFKLKTGNSHELIASILHLPNKGVVSEYLKSVRCAFVQNILAKHFGCQNTTREKIIYETSPVARTVLKADNKDLILICDGTYARHQKSTNNEYQRRSFSGQKKVPLCKPFTICTTSGFIVDMLGPFGANENDARILRTILEVENTGLSDLLEARDIFVLDRGFRDVIEYLNSKGYKTAMPALKGKRKQLESLEANRSRLITKVRWVVEAVHGILKQKYQLLDRKIDNKIVPTIGEYFRIAAFLQNQFGQRLTSDKDAGEEIIARMQALVDTPNYLAEEVETGKWARKKVIFRRITSNAIKDFPQLTEAQLILLFTGTYQLGQAKSYLAEITNEDGSLNVDYLKENATILRIQSRSRHSNRKTYTSFIDYTLKRNDVAGICRYCCDCANGKRTVGCCSHVAAIIYYLSHARYLARIINPAEILTNMFKNTGFVGVQEDSDTDEDADVTTLPD; translated from the coding sequence ATGCTGGTCCCAATTCAGCAAAACGCTGGACTTCCTAATGACATCTCTAAAAATCCTGTGGTGGAAGAGTCGATTCAGATTAATATCAACGAGAATAGCGATGATTCCGATACAGACGATACACGTGATCCtgaagttaaatataatttaacatcTAATGAACAGGCCGAAGAATTAGTTAGTCTGGAAATCGATCGCACCGTTGCAACTCACAAATATTGCATCATTTGTGGTGGTAATAcaacttccaatttaattttgattcccGAGAAGGCTCGTTGTCAGAGTTACGCAAAgagaaaactgtttattccAATTGGCGATAGATGCTGTAGAAGTCACATAATTTTCGACTCATTTTTTGAGGAAGATTTAATGAAGATCAAggtatattcaaatatttctgaaatcacATCGAAAGAGCTCTCTTGCATGATGGAAAACTTAGCGATTAGTTGTGATAAAAGTTTGTTTGATCAAGTCTCGGATTTTTCTATGCCCGAAACACAATTACGACTTTTCACAAGCTTAACTTGGGAGAATTTATTGCAGTTAAAAGAAATGCTAACGTCTCTTAGAAATTCTTGTAACAGAACCACCACACAGGCCATCGTTacctttttattcaaacttaaaaccGGTAATTCACATGAACTAATTGCTTCCATTCTTCATTTACCCAATAAAGGGGTCGTCTCGGAGTATCTTAAATCAGTGAGATGTGCTTTTGTCCAAAATATTCTAGCTAAACACTTTGGATGTCAAAATACGActagggaaaaaattatatatgaaaCTAGTCCAGTTGCTCGAACAGTACTTAAAGCTGATAATAAGGATTTAATTCTGATATGTGATGGCACTTATGCTCGACATCAGAAAAGCACGAACAATGAATATCAAAGGAGATCGTTTTCTGGTCAAAAGAAAGTACCTTTATGTAAACCATTCACAATATGTACCACTAGTGGTTTTATTGTCGACATGCTTGGACCGTTCGGCGCAAACGAAAATGATGCGCgaattttaagaacaattCTGGAAGTTGAGAATACGGGATTATCCGATTTACTGGAAGCAAGGGATATTTTTGTACTGGACAGAGGATTTCGGGAcgtaatagaatatttaaatagtaaagGATACAAAACAGCCATGCCAGCTCTCAAAGGCAAACGCAAACAGTTAGAGAGTTTAGAAGCCAATCGCTCGAGACTTATAACAAAAGTCCGATGGGTCGTTGAAGCTGTTCACggtattttgaaacaaaaatatcaattacttGACCGGAAAATAGATAATAAGATCGTCCCGACAATAGGCGAGTATTTTAGAATCGCggcttttttacaaaatcagttTGGGCAACGATTAACTTCCGATAAAGACGCAGGAGAAGAAATCATCGCAAGGATGCAAGCGCTAGTAGATACACCGAATTACTTGGCGGAAGAAGTAGAAACAGGAAAATGGGCGcgtaagaaagttattttcagaCGGATTACTTCAAATGCGATAAAGGATTTCCCTCAATTAACAGAAGctcaattaatattacttttcacAGGTACTTATCAATTGGGCCAAGCTAAATCGTATTTAGCAGAGATAACGAACGAAGATGGTTCCCTGAATGTTGACTACTTGAAAGAGAATGCAACTATTTTGAGAATACAATCTCGTTCTAGGCATAGTAATCGGAAAACCTACACCTCTTTCATCGATTATACGCTAAAACGAAATGATGTAGCAGGTATATGTCGCTATTGCTGTGATTGCGCGAATGGAAAGCGTACTGTCGGTTGTTGTTCTCATGTggctgcaattatttattatttatcacatgcTCGTTACTTAGCCCGAATTATCAACCCGGCCGAGATTTTAACCAACATGTTTAAGAACACTGGTTTCGTAGGTGTCCAAGAAGACAGTGATACGGATGAAGACGCTGACGTCACCACCCTACCTGATTAA